A genome region from Myxococcota bacterium includes the following:
- a CDS encoding alpha/beta hydrolase-fold protein: protein MNPCQKYFILGLLIASIGFAKAVQIESVVLPNTQIRKIHSKFTGQNYRIYINVPATYKVNSSKKYPSLFMLDADYSFALAKQITEHLSDRKRIPETLVFGVAYDGPPNYRLNRTRDYTPTRVLGGGYGPEFEKHSGGAPQFADFLEKELVPFLKKEFKLSDSKTLVGHSYGGLFSAWMLISRPKIFESYIIVSPSLWYDHGFIFKQKQPIEEIKGKAFFGVGSRETTKYNTEHPMLEETQRFARLLESKKSSDFKVAFVVFADENHDTVFPAALTRGIAFVLGKKLGLKAINKSVLAERIF from the coding sequence ATGAATCCATGTCAGAAATATTTTATCCTGGGCCTTCTTATAGCCAGCATTGGCTTCGCTAAGGCAGTTCAGATTGAATCCGTCGTATTGCCAAACACGCAAATCAGAAAGATTCACTCTAAGTTCACCGGTCAAAATTATCGCATCTACATCAATGTTCCGGCGACTTATAAAGTTAATAGTAGTAAAAAATACCCCTCGCTTTTTATGTTAGATGCTGACTACAGCTTCGCGCTGGCCAAACAGATTACGGAACACCTAAGCGACAGAAAACGGATTCCTGAGACCCTTGTCTTTGGCGTTGCTTATGATGGTCCGCCTAATTATCGTCTTAATCGAACGAGAGATTACACGCCAACACGTGTTCTTGGTGGCGGTTATGGTCCAGAGTTTGAAAAGCATTCTGGTGGTGCTCCCCAGTTTGCTGACTTTCTAGAGAAAGAGCTGGTTCCATTCCTGAAAAAAGAGTTCAAGCTGTCTGACAGTAAAACGCTGGTAGGCCATTCCTATGGTGGGCTGTTCAGCGCATGGATGCTTATTTCGAGGCCTAAAATCTTTGAAAGCTACATCATTGTAAGTCCTTCGCTTTGGTATGATCATGGCTTTATCTTCAAGCAGAAGCAGCCTATTGAGGAAATCAAAGGCAAGGCATTCTTTGGTGTTGGTTCAAGAGAAACCACTAAATACAACACCGAACATCCAATGCTCGAAGAGACACAGCGATTTGCCCGATTACTTGAAAGCAAGAAAAGCTCAGATTTCAAAGTGGCGTTTGTTGTATTTGCCGATGAAAATCATGACACCGTCTTTCCGGCGGCTCTCACAAGGGGGATTGCATTTGTCTTGGGCAAAAAATTGGGATTAAAGGCTATTAATAAAAGCGTCCTTGCCGAGCGTATATTCTAA
- a CDS encoding aminoglycoside phosphotransferase family protein — MAYELNTNQVRRLIAEQFPEWANLSVKPVEFGGWDNKTFHLGDNMLVRLPSATGYADQVEKEHRWLPKLAPHLPLPIPTPLAMGKPAEGYPWHWSIYRWIDGETASFERIADLSQFARSLAEFLTALQKIDSKGGPVAGTHNFHRGGSLETYDVETRQAIATCGSKIDSKAATQIWETALASSWQSSRVWVHGDVAATNLLVSIGQLSAVIDFGCMGIGDPACDLVIAWTLFKDESREVFRQALSLDQATWERARGWALWKALITADKSKRVIEEVLAWTL, encoded by the coding sequence ATGGCATACGAACTCAATACTAACCAGGTACGCCGCTTAATTGCAGAGCAATTTCCCGAATGGGCAAATCTGTCAGTGAAGCCAGTCGAATTTGGCGGCTGGGATAACAAAACATTCCACTTGGGTGATAACATGCTCGTACGCCTGCCTAGTGCCACAGGTTATGCCGACCAGGTAGAAAAAGAACACCGTTGGTTGCCCAAGTTGGCCCCCCATCTTCCTCTTCCTATCCCCACACCCTTGGCAATGGGAAAGCCTGCCGAAGGCTATCCCTGGCATTGGTCTATCTATCGTTGGATCGACGGCGAAACCGCTTCGTTTGAGCGTATTGCTGATTTAAGCCAGTTCGCTAGGTCTTTAGCGGAATTCCTGACTGCACTTCAGAAGATTGACAGTAAAGGTGGACCTGTTGCAGGGACGCACAACTTCCATCGTGGCGGCTCACTGGAGACCTATGATGTCGAAACCCGACAAGCAATCGCAACTTGCGGCAGCAAGATCGATTCCAAAGCTGCAACACAGATATGGGAAACCGCTCTGGCTTCGAGCTGGCAAAGTTCTCGTGTCTGGGTTCATGGAGACGTTGCTGCTACCAATTTGCTGGTCTCAATTGGACAGCTGAGTGCTGTAATTGATTTCGGTTGTATGGGTATAGGAGATCCCGCCTGCGATTTAGTCATTGCATGGACGCTATTTAAGGATGAGAGCCGGGAGGTATTTCGCCAGGCTCTCTCGCTCGATCAGGCCACCTGGGAGCGAGCTCGGGGGTGGGCTCTTTGGAAGGCGCTCATCACAGCAGACAAATCGAAACGAGTAATCGAAGAAGTACTCGCATGGACCCTCTAG